The window CCTCACGGACGAGGACGAGGAGGTCCCGTACGAGTTCGACGAACTCGACGAGCTGGCGCACGCGTACGCGGTCACGATCCACCGCTCCCAGGGCAGTGAGTACCCGGCCGTCGTCATCCCGGTCACCACGGGCGCCTGGATGATGCTGCAGCGCAACCTCCTCTACACGGCGGTGACCCGGGCCAAGCAGCTCGTGGTCCTGGTCGGCTCCCGCAAGGCCCTGGGCCAGGCGGTCCGCACGGTGTCCGCCGGGAGGCGGTCCACGGCGCTGGACTTCCGGCTGTCCGGAGCCCGACTCCCGGCCTGACCCGCGCCCTCGGGCCCTGCCGGGCCCCGCCGGGCCCCGGCAGGGGCGTGCCCCCGGGCCCCACAGGCCGCGTGCGTCGGCTGCGGGCGGGCGGGTGGGGGCTGGTCGGGCAGTTCCCCGCGCCCCTGAAAGGGCCGCCCCCTCGGCGGGGATCGCCCCCCAGCGGCACCCCTCCGTCAGCCACCCCCCTCTCCCGTCGGTCGCCCTCCGGCGCGAGGGGACGGGCCGGGGCGTCCGATCGCAGCACGACCTCTCCAGAGCAACCGAACAACCCCGGACGACACAGCTGCGATCGGATGCCCCGGCACGGCCCCGCCCCACCCACAACAACAGACACACCCCAGGGGCGCGAGGAACAGCGCGACCAGCCCAAACAGACCCGCAGCCGAACCCCCACCGAACCCCACCCGACCCCACGACGCGACCCCCACCCCAGCCCGCAGCCCAAAAATGATCGATCAAACGAGTCGGAAAGGTCACACAGCGCTTTCCGAAGGAGGGGTGAAGGGGGCAGGATGAACAGGCTGGCGGCACTGAGTGCCGCCAATAGGCCCAATGGTCGACCCCGAGTGCACTCTCCTGCGCCAAATGGGGGATGGTAGAGACAGTCAGGGCACCTCGAAGAAGAGGCACAACGTCGGTGAGGGATGACGTGAGCGACAACTCTGTAGTACTGCGGTACGGCGACGGCGAGTACACCTACCCGGTGATCGACAGCACCGTCGGCGACAAGGGCTTCGACATCGGGAAGCTCCGCGCCCAGACCGGTCTGGTGACGCTGGACAGCGGTTACGGGAACACCGCCGCCTATAAATCCGCCATCACCTATCTCGACGGTGAGCAGGGCATCCTCCGCTACCGCGGCTACCCGATCGAGCAGCTGGCCGAGCGCTCCACCTTCCTCGAGGTGGCCTCCCTGCTGATCAACGGCGAGCTGCCCACGGTCGACGAGCTCTCCACCTTCCAGAACGAGATCACGCAGCACACCCTGCTGCACGAGGACGTCAAGCGGTTCTTCCAGGGCTTCCCGCGCGACGCCCACCCGATGGCCATGCTGTCGTCGGTGGTCTCCGCGCTGTCGACGTTCTACCAGGACAGCCACAACCCGTTCGACGAGAAGCAGCGCCACCTCTCGACGATCCGGCTTCTCGCCAAGCTTCCGACGATCGCCGCGTACGCGTACAAGAAGTCGATCGGCCACCCCTTCGTCTACCCGCGCAACGACCTGGGCTACGTCGAGAACTTCCTGCGGATGACCTTCTCGGTCCCGGCGCAGGAGTACGAGCTCGACCCGGTCGTCGTCTCCGCGCTCGACAAGCTGCTCATCCTGCACGCGGACCACGAGCAGAACTGTTCGACCTCCACCGTGCGCCTGGTGGGCTCGTCGCAGGCGAACATGTTCGCCTCGATCTCCGCCGGCATCAGCGCCCTGTGGGGCCCGCTCCACGGCGGCGCCAACCAGTCCGTCCTGGAGATGCTGGAAGGCATCAAGGCCAACGGCGGCGACGTCGACTCCTTCATCCGCAAGGTGAAGAACAAGGAGGACGGCGTCCGCCTGATGGGCTTCGGCCACCGGGTGTACAAGTCCTTCGACCCGCGCGCCAAGATCATCAAGGCTGCGGCGCACGACGTCCTCTCGGCCCTCGGCAAGTCCGACGAGCTGCTGGACATCGCGCTGAAGCTGGAGGAGCACGCGCTCTCCGACGAGTACTTCGTCTCGCGCAACCTCTACCCGAACGTCGACTTCTACACGGGTCTGATCTACCGGGCCATGGGCTTCCCGACCGAGATGTTCACGGTCCTGTTCGCCCTCGGCCGTCTGCCGGGGTGGATCGCCCAGTGGCACGAGATGATCAAGGAGCCCGGTTCGCGCATCGGCCGTCCGCGCCAGATCTACACGGGCGTCGTCGAGCGGGACTTCGTCCCGGTCGAGGAGCGCTAGGCGCTCCGCGCGGAGGGCGACTTCCTCGTCCGCGGGTGCGTGGGGGCTGGTCGCGCAGTTCCCCGCGCCCCTTACGGGGCGGGTTTCCGCCCACCGTCCCGAAGGCGCACCGGAGTCTCCGCGAGCCCGAACTCTTCACGGGTTCGGGCTCGCGGACACTCCGGGCACTCCGCGAGATCGGGCTCTCAAGAAAATAGGAAGGCGCCCCGCTGCCGGTCCCCCCACGGGCCGGAGTCGGGGCGCCTTCCCGTGTCCCGGTGCGGATTCCCCCCACGGGATCCGGCCGGGCGTCTGAAGGCAGCGCCTGAATCGCTGCGAGCAAAACGAGCAAAAACGACGATAGCTCTACGTACTGCTGTGCGGTCTGCCGGGACCCGTACGTACGGGAGGGCCGCTCAAAGCTCCCCGCCGTACGTGCCCCGGCAACGCAATTCCGAGAACGTCCCCCAAGACGTCCTCAGATGCCAGAAACGCCCCCCAAGACGCCTCTGACATCGTCAATCTAGACTCACGAACCCCTTCAATGGTTACGTTCGCATCACTGTGATCTGCGTCTCTTGTGTATGTCCTGAAGATGCACAAGAGACCCGATATGACTATCGGAGCCCTAGCGTAAGGAAGATGCGCGAGCCTTGTGAAGAGCTTATGTGAAGGCGTGTGCCGGACTCTAGGGGGACTCCTGCCTCTTCGTCATGAAAATGACCTGAGCCGGAGGCTGTTCGTCACCACGAACACGGAGGAGAACGCCATGGCGGCGCCCGCGATCATCGGGTTGAGCAACCCCGCCGCGGCGAGCGGCAGCGCCGCCACGTTGTAGCCGAACGCCCATACGAGATTTCCCCGGATCGTGGAAAGAGTCTTCCGCGACAGTCGGATCGCGTCGGCGGCCACCCGCAGGTCCCCCCGTACGAGCGTCAGGTCGCTCGCCTCGATCGCCGCGTCCGTCCCGGTGCCCATCGCGAGGCCGAGGTCGGCGGTGGCGAGCGCGGCCGCGTCGTTGACGCCGTCGCCGACCATCGCCACGGCCCGTCCCTCGGCCTGGAGCCGCCCGATCACGTCGGCCTTGTCCTCGGGCAGCACCTCGGCGATCACCTCGGCGGGATCGATGCCGACGGAGCGGGCCACGGATTCGGCGACGGTCCGGTTGTCCCCCGTCAGCAGCATCGGTGTGAGCCCGAGGGCGCGCAGCGCGCGGACCGCCTCGGCGCTCGTCTTCTTGGCCGCGTCGGCGACGGTGACGACGCCGCGTGCCGCTCCGTCCCAGGCGACGGTCACGGCGGTCCGCCCGGCCTCCTCGGCCCGGGTCCTGGACGCGAGCAGTTCGGCGGGCAGCGCGATCCCGGCCTCTTCGAGGAGGCGGGCCCGCCCCACGAGCACCGCGTGGCCCTCGACCGTGCCGCGGACGCCGAGCCCGGGGACGTTCTCGAAGCCGTCCACGGCCGGCAGGGGCCCGGTCCGTTCCTCCGCGCCCGCCGCGACGGCCCGGGCGATCGGATGCTCGGAGGCGTGCTCCAGGGCGCCCGCGAGCCGCAGTACCCGCTCCTCGTCGGTGCCGTCGGCCGCGTACACCTCCTGGAGGGTCATGCGGCCGGTGGTGACGGTGCCGGTCTTGTCCAGGACGACGGTGTCGACGCGGCGGGTGGACTCCAGGACCTCGGGGCCCTTGATGAGGATGCCGAGCTGGGCGCCGCGGCCGGTGCCGACCATGAGGGCGGTGGGGGTGGCGAGTCCCAGGGCGCAGGGGCAGGCGATGATCAGCACGGCGACGGCCGCGGTGAACGCGGCGGCCGTGTCGCCGGTGACCCCGAGCCAGCCGCCGAAGGTGCCGGCCGCGATCAGCAGCACGGCGGGTACGAAGATCCCGGAGATCCGGTCGGCGAGGCGCTGCACCTCCGCCTTGCCGTTCTGGGCGTCCTCGACGAGCCGCGCCATCCGGGCGAGCTGCGTGTCGGCGCCGACCCGGGTCGCCTCGACGACGAGCCGCCCTCCGGCGTTCACGGTCGCCCCCGTGACGGACGAACCCACCGTCACGTCCACCGGCACCGACTCGCCCGTCAGCATCGACGCGTCGACCGCGGAGGTCCCCTCGACGACGGTGCCGTCGGTGGCGACCTTCTCGCCCGGCCGTACGACGAAACGGTCGCCCACGGCCAGCGAGGCCACCGGAACGCGGACCTCACGGCCGCCGCGCATGACGGAGACGTCCTTCGCGCCCAGTTCCATGAGGGCGCGCAGGGCGGCGCCCGCCTGTCGCTTGGAGCGGGCCTCCAGGTAGCGGCCGAGGAGGATGAGGGTCACGACCCCGGCGGCGACTTCGAGGTAGATCGCCGAGGAGCCCTGCGCCCGGGAGACGGTGAGCGAGAAGCCCTCGTCCCGCATGCCCTCCATTCCCGCCTCGCCCCAGAACAGCGCCCACAGGGACCAGCCGAACGCGGCCAGCGTGCCGATCGAGACGAGGGTGTCCATGGTGGCGGCGCCGTGCCGGGCGTTCGTGAACGCGGCCCGGTGGAAGGGCAGTCCGCCCCAGACGACGGCCGGTGCGGCGAGGGTCAGCGCGAGCCACTGCCAGTTGTCGAACTGGAACGCCGGAACCATCGACAGCAGGACGACGGGAGTGGCGAGGAGTGCGCAGACGACGAGGCGTTCGCGCAGCGAGGCCAGTTCGGGGTCGTGCTTCCCGGTCCCGTCCGTGTCGGCGGCGACCTCGCCGGAGGTGGCGGCCGGGGGCGGTGGCGGCGGGGGCTCCTCGGCCGTGTAGCCCGTCCTGACCACGGTGGCGATCAGGTCGGCGACCCGCACCCCGTCCGCGTAGGAGACCCGCGCCTTCTCCGTCGCGTAGTTCACCGTGGCGGTGACACCGTCCATGCGGTTGAGCTTCTTCTCCACCCGGGCCGCGCAGGAGGCGCAGGTCATCCCGCCGATGGTCAGCTCGATCCGCGACGGGGTGCCGGTCCCGGGGGTCGCTGCGGTGGTGCTGGTCATGTCCGTGCTCCAGGGAACGAACCGGGCCGTACGGAGCCAGTGTCAGCTGGTCGATACGGCCCGGTGCGGTGAGAGGAAAGGCGTGCGTCAGGCCTTGCCGGCGAGCTCGAAGCCCGCCTCGTCGACGGCGGCGCGCACGGCCTCCTCGTCGAGCGGGGCGGTGGAGACCACGGTCACCTCTCCGGTGGAGGCGACGGCCTTCACGGAGGTGACGCCGGCGATCTCGGAGATCTCACTGGAGACCGAGCCTTCGCAGTGTCCGCAGCTCATCCCGCTCACCTGGTAGACGCTGGTGACGGAGCCCGGGGTGTCGGTCTGGGCGGTCATGTCGTTGCTCCTCGTCGAGATGTGTGGGGTGTGCGTGGCCCACCGGGGCCTCACCCTACTCACACTATACCCCTAGGGGGTATTTCTCCAAGAGGGGTCGCGATGCGCCAGTGAGCGGACCCAGGCGATGCCGGCGAGCGACACCGCGACCAGGCCGCCCGCCGACAGCAGTGTGAAGAGGTGCTGCTGCTCGTCCGTCGCGGCCGGCAGGTAGGCCTGTCCGAAGAGCGCCCTGTCCAGTCCGGTACCCGCCAGCCGCGCCACCATCCAGAGCGCGATGCCGTGGGTCGAGTCCCACAGGGTGTGCAGGAGCGAGACGCCGAGGTAGGCGCCGACGACCGGCCCGGTGAGGCGGAAGCGCCCGTCCGGGCGGCGCCGCGAGAGCAGGACGGCACCCGTGATCGCCGTCCACAGGCCGTGCCCGAAGGGAGTGAGCACGCCCCGCAGGATCTCGGTCTCCAGCAGCGCCCGCAGATCGATGCCCCGCGTCGAGACGGCGGCGTCGAAGGCGTACCCGGCGCTCTCCAGGGCGGCGAAGCCGAAGCCGACCGACGCGCCGAGCACCAGCCCCGCCCGCACACCACGGATACGGGTCTGCCGGCGCAGCACGAACATCAGCGCGGCCAGTTTCGCCGCCTCCTCGACGAGCCCGACCCCGACGAACATCCCGAGGGAGGGGCGCAGCAGGTAGTACTCCATCACCGAGGCGCCCAGCACGCCCAGCACGCCGCCGGTCAGGAAGCAGCCCAGGATCATGCTCACGCCCAGGCTGCGCCCGTGATGCTCGTACGCCCAGAGCACGTAGGCGACCGGCGCGAGGAAGCTGCCCAGCAGGATCAGGGTCGGCAGCAGGGTGGTGCTGCCGGTCGCGTACGTGACGACCGCCGTCAGCGCCCAGAGCGCGAGCCCGCCCCACAGGCACCGCCTCCACAGCCCGGTACCGGGCCGGGGCAGGGCCGGCGGGGGCTGTTGTGGGCCGGGGATGCGGGCTCGGGGCGCGCCCGGCGGCGGGGGCTGGGTCACGGCAGGTCCTCGGGCTCGGAAGATTTGTCCGCACTTTATGGCAAGTGATCCTTATGTGCCCTTCGGCGTGTGCGGGGGGAGCGCGCGCGGTCGGCGTCCGTCCGCGATGGTGATCCGCGACGATGATGTGCGGCGGAAGGACGAAGGCATGCGTGCAGTGGTGTTCGAGCGGTACGGGGAAGCGGCCGAGGTGCGGGAGGTGCCGGACCCGGCGCCCGCCCCGCACGGGGTGGTGGTGCGGGTCGAGGCCACCGGCCTGTGCCGCAGCGACTGGCACGGCTGGCAGGGCCACGACCCGGGCATCACGCTGCCGCACGTGCCCGGACACGAACTCGCCGGAACCGTCGAGTCGGTGGGCGCCCTGGTGACCCGCCATCACCCGGGCGACCGCGTCACGGTGCCCTTCGTCTGCGCCTGCGGAAGCTGCGCCTCCTGTGCGGCGGGCGACCAGCAGGTGTGCGAGCGGCAGACCCAGCCCGGCTTCACCCACTGGGGGTCCTTCGCCGAGTACGTCGCCCTGGACCACGCCGACGTGAACCTCGTCGCCGTGCCGGAGGAGCTGTCCTTCGGGACGGCTGCCTCGCTGGGCTGCCGGTTCGCCACGGCGTTCCGCGCGGTCGTCGCGCAGGGGCGGGTGGCGCCGGGGGAGTGGGTGGCCGTGCACGGGTGCGGCGGGGTCGGACTGTCCGCCGTCATGATCGCCGCGGCCGCCGGGGCGCGCGTCGTCGCGGTCGACCTCTCGCCGCGGGCGCTGGACCTGGCACGGCGGTTCGGCGCCGCGCACTGCGTGGACGCGTCCCGGACCGCGGACACGGCCCAGGCGGTCCGCGAACTCACCGGTGGCGGCGCCCATCTCTCGCTCGACGCCCTGGGATCCCCGGTCACCTGCGCGGCGTCGGTCGGGGGCCTGCGCCGCCGCGGCCGGCACGTCCAGGTGGGCCTGCTGCCCGAGGATCCGGCTGTCCCGATGTCCCGG of the Streptomyces aurantiacus genome contains:
- a CDS encoding citrate synthase, whose translation is MSDNSVVLRYGDGEYTYPVIDSTVGDKGFDIGKLRAQTGLVTLDSGYGNTAAYKSAITYLDGEQGILRYRGYPIEQLAERSTFLEVASLLINGELPTVDELSTFQNEITQHTLLHEDVKRFFQGFPRDAHPMAMLSSVVSALSTFYQDSHNPFDEKQRHLSTIRLLAKLPTIAAYAYKKSIGHPFVYPRNDLGYVENFLRMTFSVPAQEYELDPVVVSALDKLLILHADHEQNCSTSTVRLVGSSQANMFASISAGISALWGPLHGGANQSVLEMLEGIKANGGDVDSFIRKVKNKEDGVRLMGFGHRVYKSFDPRAKIIKAAAHDVLSALGKSDELLDIALKLEEHALSDEYFVSRNLYPNVDFYTGLIYRAMGFPTEMFTVLFALGRLPGWIAQWHEMIKEPGSRIGRPRQIYTGVVERDFVPVEER
- a CDS encoding heavy metal translocating P-type ATPase → MTSTTAATPGTGTPSRIELTIGGMTCASCAARVEKKLNRMDGVTATVNYATEKARVSYADGVRVADLIATVVRTGYTAEEPPPPPPPAATSGEVAADTDGTGKHDPELASLRERLVVCALLATPVVLLSMVPAFQFDNWQWLALTLAAPAVVWGGLPFHRAAFTNARHGAATMDTLVSIGTLAAFGWSLWALFWGEAGMEGMRDEGFSLTVSRAQGSSAIYLEVAAGVVTLILLGRYLEARSKRQAGAALRALMELGAKDVSVMRGGREVRVPVASLAVGDRFVVRPGEKVATDGTVVEGTSAVDASMLTGESVPVDVTVGSSVTGATVNAGGRLVVEATRVGADTQLARMARLVEDAQNGKAEVQRLADRISGIFVPAVLLIAAGTFGGWLGVTGDTAAAFTAAVAVLIIACPCALGLATPTALMVGTGRGAQLGILIKGPEVLESTRRVDTVVLDKTGTVTTGRMTLQEVYAADGTDEERVLRLAGALEHASEHPIARAVAAGAEERTGPLPAVDGFENVPGLGVRGTVEGHAVLVGRARLLEEAGIALPAELLASRTRAEEAGRTAVTVAWDGAARGVVTVADAAKKTSAEAVRALRALGLTPMLLTGDNRTVAESVARSVGIDPAEVIAEVLPEDKADVIGRLQAEGRAVAMVGDGVNDAAALATADLGLAMGTGTDAAIEASDLTLVRGDLRVAADAIRLSRKTLSTIRGNLVWAFGYNVAALPLAAAGLLNPMIAGAAMAFSSVFVVTNSLRLRSFS
- a CDS encoding heavy-metal-associated domain-containing protein, which encodes MTAQTDTPGSVTSVYQVSGMSCGHCEGSVSSEISEIAGVTSVKAVASTGEVTVVSTAPLDEEAVRAAVDEAGFELAGKA
- a CDS encoding PrsW family intramembrane metalloprotease; protein product: MTQPPPPGAPRARIPGPQQPPPALPRPGTGLWRRCLWGGLALWALTAVVTYATGSTTLLPTLILLGSFLAPVAYVLWAYEHHGRSLGVSMILGCFLTGGVLGVLGASVMEYYLLRPSLGMFVGVGLVEEAAKLAALMFVLRRQTRIRGVRAGLVLGASVGFGFAALESAGYAFDAAVSTRGIDLRALLETEILRGVLTPFGHGLWTAITGAVLLSRRRPDGRFRLTGPVVGAYLGVSLLHTLWDSTHGIALWMVARLAGTGLDRALFGQAYLPAATDEQQHLFTLLSAGGLVAVSLAGIAWVRSLAHRDPSWRNTP
- a CDS encoding zinc-dependent alcohol dehydrogenase family protein, whose amino-acid sequence is MRAVVFERYGEAAEVREVPDPAPAPHGVVVRVEATGLCRSDWHGWQGHDPGITLPHVPGHELAGTVESVGALVTRHHPGDRVTVPFVCACGSCASCAAGDQQVCERQTQPGFTHWGSFAEYVALDHADVNLVAVPEELSFGTAASLGCRFATAFRAVVAQGRVAPGEWVAVHGCGGVGLSAVMIAAAAGARVVAVDLSPRALDLARRFGAAHCVDASRTADTAQAVRELTGGGAHLSLDALGSPVTCAASVGGLRRRGRHVQVGLLPEDPAVPMSRVIGLELELLGSHGMPAHAYPPMLESVRAGLLRPDLLVTSTIALEAAPAALAAMGTAPGAGVTVVEPWARSS